In Silene latifolia isolate original U9 population chromosome X, ASM4854445v1, whole genome shotgun sequence, the following proteins share a genomic window:
- the LOC141623323 gene encoding uncharacterized protein LOC141623323, which produces MAAPNSNATPLTNASWLRSFMDRCKLEKNGSNFSDWDAQLKLAAQGDDKLRYLTEASPPEPNARSSAATREAYEAYHKESAAMKNVLIFAMEADLQRRAFKMGTANEIYSKLVTMFSQTPRIVQYEAAAAFFDLDFKEGQKVSPHVLKLIELVETLKIQKVEIPKELIVDRILHSLSKVKAYVQFRVNFNMQDKDVSLEELHKLLVQAERDMRLIVNPPKDVLNISIKSKGKFKKNGKKSKKQAPTFTKAKTFEASTSKTTKGPLDKCHYCNGVGHWKRNCSKYLGDIKTGKITPVGPPPSKDKGKEKQA; this is translated from the exons atggccgctccaaacagcaacgccacacctctcactaatgcttcatggctccgatccttcatggatcgttgtaaacttgaaaagaatgggtcaaatttctccgattgggatgcccaactcaaattagccgcccaaggtgacgacaagcttcgttacctcaccgaggcctctccacccgaacctaatgctaggtcgagtgccgctactagggaagcatatgaggcttaccacaaggagtccgccgcaatgaaaaatgtgttgatttttgcgatggaggcggatctccaaagaagagcctttaaaatgggcaccgctaatgaaatatattccaaacttgtgacaatgttttcacaaactccgcggatcgtccaatatgaggcggccgcggcattctttgatctcgactttaaggagggccaaaaggttagccctcacgtgctcaaattaatagagctagtcgagactttgaagattcaaaaggttgaaatccccaaagaactcattgtagataggattctacactccttatccaaagtcaaggcatatgttcaattccgggtgaattttaacatgcaagacaaggacgtgtctcttgaagagttgcacaagttacttgtgcaagccgaaagagacatgaggTTAattgttaacccacctaaggatgtgcttaacataagcatcaagagcaaggggaagttcaagaagaatgggaagaagagtaagaagcaagctcccactttcaccaaggctaagacttttgaagctagcacttccaaaaccacgaagggtcctcttgacaaatgccattattgtaatggtgttggacattggaagaggaattgttccaagtatcttggtgacatcaaaactggaaagatcactccagtag ggcctccaccaagcaaggacaagggaaaggaaaagcaagcttga